The following DNA comes from Nitrospinaceae bacterium.
CAAATTCTTTATGTCCTTAACATGTCCCAGATGCGGGCTGATGCCGTTCCCCATCTTCATATTGCCATTGTAGATAGAGTCCCCAATTGGAATAACGGGTTTGCCGTGCAGTTTTTCAAACCCGCCTGGATACTTAATTAGATACGGCTCGTACACAAAGGGCGGCTCCATGACAACATCGTCCGCCGCATCGGTACGATCCGAAATGAATTCCAACAACCTCACCACCCTTTCATCGAAAACCTCCAGCAACAAGCGGTTTTGCAACACGGTGCCAATTTTCTCGGGCGAGGATATTTCTCTATACAAATTTTCGTATTCATTGCTTTGCAATCCAATGATAACGATCACTTGATTAATTTCCGCCTTCAATGTCCCTGGCCACACATAAATTTTGTTGTCGGCATTATTACCCGCAACGAGATTCAAAATTCCCTGATACAGCCGAAAAGGAATGTGCCCCACCTTAACGATGGGAGATTTAATTCTCCGCCCATTCAGCACGGGAATGAAAATATTGCCATGATACTCAACGGTTATCTCTTGCGCCGTTTTTGGCCAATCGATTTTCACGCCAAAATCAGAAATGCCCTCGTTGGGCATATGCAACACATTTGTCGGAACAACTTCTTTTGCTATGGCAGGGGCCCCGACCTCGGGAAATGAAATTTTCCTGAACCTGTTTCCCGTGGCGTTGAATACAACTTGCGCCTTGCTGTTTTCGAGAAACGAGAAATCACAGTTATCCGAAAATAAAAACTTCACCCCCATCCTCCGGCAGGACAGAAGCATCAGCGTCTCGAAAACATTGACCGTCACCCCGATATAACTTTTCTTTCCCACGGCAGCCATCAGGGCAATAATCTCATCCTCCAGAAGACCGTCCCCAAGCTCCAAGGGCACATTCGTGATCCACCTTCGGCGGTAGGGTAATTTATGGTGCTGGGCATAAATCCTGTTTTCAACTACGAGGACATTCACCTTGCCCCGCAAGGTCATCTTCAGCGCGCTCGCCAAAGCCAGACCACTCAAACCCGCGCCGACAATGACTACGTTCAAACAGTCGCCCTCGAAAATTCCTTCAACATCTCGATACAAATCGCTATCCGCACTGTTCACGAATGAATCTGATGTCAAAACCGGCACATTCATCATCGCCATCTCTTCCATCATTTCATATTTTTTCTTGGTGTCCTCGCAATCGCCGATACGCGCCAAAAACACCGACGCCTCTTTGATAACGTCAATATCCTCTGCCACGGGCTTTTCATATTCTCCGGTTTTCACCTTAACGGCAGGCATGCTCTCCAGGTCGCCATCGATAAACGCATGGTCAAGAACGGTGGTAAAGAGCCATCCCCTCCCGCTAGCGGCGACAGAATACCTTTCCTCCAAAATCTCTTGAAATACTTTATTGAGGGCATCATCGAAATTTTTCGGTTCTCCCAAATTATTCACGGCCTCGGCATTCGTTGCGCCCGCTGCCACCGAATCTTGTTTGGAGACGATATAAAGATTACCGGCCAAAGGCTGGGCGTTAGACGTTCTGATAGCGATTTCTTCTCTTTTAACTACGGAGAATCCAAATTCATCCGCCAGCGCTTCTATGTATTTCGTCGAATGAGCGAATCTTCCCGATGCGCGAAGCTCAAACCCCTCGCCATCAAGATATTCGGTGGAAAAAGCCAAGAGCGCGCCTGCGCTCATTGCACCCCTGCAACCTGAAAAAACTTGTCGCAAATTTCCGACATAAATAAAAACATCTGCCGCAATGACAAGATCGAGCGATTCGCTTTCGGCCTCAAGCGCTTTTGAAAGATCTCCCTCAATCAGAGAATCGTAAACATTTTTCTCGCGCGCCTTTGCCAACATCCCTGGCGAAAGATCCACGCCAATCAAGGTTTCAGCCATATCCCGGAACAGGAGGCCACAAAGACCCGTGCCGCAACCCAAATCGAGAATGCGCAGCGATACAGGCTCGCGATTCAACACGAGGGGCACCGCCTCCCTGATCATTTGGGGAAACTGGTAGCCAAGCTCCTCGGTGAGATGGGTTTCGAAGCTTCCCGCATAATCATCAAAAAGCTTGGAAACAAATTCCTTTGGGGCCGTTTCAGGAGAATCCCCCGCCAGTGTAGACAACAGATGCCGGGCTGGCTGATTGCCCGGGTCGAGACGAAGGACAGTGTCGAAAGATTGCCTGGCCTCCTGGGCGTTTCCCTCGCCGAGAAACAATGTGCCCAAATTGAGATGTGCCTCAATCATGTCCGGCTGAATTTCAATCGCCTTGAGATACAGGGCCTTGGCTTGCGTTGTGTTCCCGGCGCCCATTTCAAGAATACCCAGGTTGATTAAGGGCGCTGTGAATTGCGGGCTAAGCTCAATGGCCGCCCTGTAGTCCCCCGCCGCCTCCTCGTTCCTGCCCATCTCGACAAATAAGCGCCCCCTGTTGAATCTAAAGTCATGGGAGGCTGGGGCCATCTCGACAGAACGATTGAAAAACGCCAAAGACTCTTCGTGTTTCTCATCGATTTGAAGAATTATTCCCAAATGATTCAGCGCCAGGGCATGATTCTCATCGAGCGTCAAAATTTGTCGGTAAAGTTTTTCGGCCTCGGGGAGCCGCCCCCCTTGATGGAGGGCAATAGCAGAATTTTCAAGGGATTTAATACTCGGGCTCGCTGTCTTGTTTTTCCTCGTTCCGCGTGCGCGATTCGACTTTCTAGGTTTTTTCTTTCGAGACTTACCAGGCACGCGTACAATCCTTTCCCAGCTCTTGGGGCCATAATTTAAGTTGTCTTATCTTATCCAAAATCGCTGCCCCTAATCAATTTCCATCGCTCATGCGCGATGCCCAAACAAAAAATCTCGCAACTCCCACCGACCCGGCGCAGACAAAAAACCAACACCTGTTTTTACTTAAATATTTCTTGATAGGTTTCCTCGTGAAAACCGGCAATGAGCACGCCGCCCGCCCGAAGCGCCGGCGCACGCAGGTTGCCCGAGGGACCGATGATAAGACGAAGCGCCTCATCTTGCGCCCCCTTGCCGCCATCGAGCGAAACGTGGACCGCTTTTTTTCCCCGCGCAGCCCAAACCTCGGATACCTGTTTTAAAATATTGATCGCCCCGGCCTCGCCTATTCGCTCTTTTTTAGCATTGCTCTCTGCCCTCGCCTCTATTCCCTTTTTCGCGAGAAACTCCCGCGCCTTGGCACATGTCGTTCAACTGGGCCGGTGATAATACCAATCTAGTTTCTGTTTTTTCGCCATCACTCTACCTCCCGGCTTCAGTTGCCATATTGTTACTCGAAACAATTGTTATTAAAAAAACCGGATGCCTGAGCATCCTCGCCCTCATTTCCGTCCCATTGGAACAATTTGTAGCCGCCAATTTCGGCAACAGGGGGCAAATTGTCATATTTACAGGCTCAATTTACCACCCAGTTCCGATATACTAGCCTTATAGTGGATGAAAGGGTTAAATTCACGAAACTAAGCGCACCCAACGGAACCGGCAATCTGGAACCTGGGGCGTCTTAACTAAACCAAAGTCTTTGGTATGCGGCCTGCCCTCAGGCCTCTTTAATTGAATCAAGATTAATCGAACCAGGAGGAGTATTTTTAATGAGATCAAGAGAATTTGCTCAGTCTACCGGCCAGCATGTTGTAAGCGCCGATGCCGCAGCGTTTATGCAAAGAGTCTATGGATGGATGACAGCAGGCCTCGCGGTCACCGGCCTATCCGCCTTCTACATCGCATCGAGCGAGGCGGCCATCAACTTTATTTTCGGCAGCCAGCTCTCTATGTTCCTCGTCATTGGTGTCCAGCTTGCACTCGTCTTCTCAATTCGCCCGGTGATGAAATCGAAGGGCTCAGCCATAGGCGCGGCCATGTTCCTCGCCTACGCGGCAACCTTGGGCGTCACCGTCTCGACCCTACTCCTTCGCTACACGGGCGATTCGGTTGCCCAGGCATTTTTCGTCACAGCAGGCGCCTTTGCTGGCCTTTCCATCTTTGCCTTCGTCACGAAAAAAGACCTTTCGGGCGTGGGCAACTTTTGCATGGTCGGCCTGTTCGGCATCATCATCGCCAGCATCGTCAACATCTTCATGGCCAGCTCGGCAATTCACTTCGCCATAAGCGTGCTTGGCGTTCTCATCTTTGCGGGCCTCACCGCCTACGACACCCAGAAGATGAGAAATTATGCCCTGAGCCAGGACACCAACAACGAGACCGGCCGCCGCGCCTCGATTATGGCGGCCCTTGAGCTTTATCTCGACTTCATCATGATGTTCATCTACCTCACGCAGATACTAGGCACCTCGCGCGACTAAACCTTCACGCACAACAATAAAAAACCGGGGCCAAATGGCTCCGGTTTTTTTGTTGGCAACTTTTTCTTGATAAGCACTCTTGAAAATATGTACACCAGAATTATCAAATATGGCTTACTCTTTTTCGATTTCTTGAAAATATGACTCAAACCGGATACGATGCGTATTATCTTAATACTTATCGGCACTATCGGGCATCCTTTTTTTTGTTCCCACTTTACATAAAAGGAGCAGCCATGAGTTTCCTTTTCGATGTCATCGCCGGAATCAATTCTTTCGTTTGGGGTCCATGGATGATGCTTCTCCTGATCGGGACTGGCGTCAGGCTCACTTTCGGAACCAATTTCATTCAAATCCGAAAATTTGGCACCGCTCTACGTCTCATGTTTCGGAGCGCGGCCAAACTGGACTACATTCAAAATACCCCGGGTGATATTTCACCGTTCCAAGCACTAATGACGGCCCTCGCCGCCACCGTAGGAAACGGAAACATTGCGGGGGTAGCAACTGCTATTGCCCTGGGTGGGCCTGGCGCCCCGGTGTGGA
Coding sequences within:
- a CDS encoding tetratricopeptide repeat protein, giving the protein MPGKSRKKKPRKSNRARGTRKNKTASPSIKSLENSAIALHQGGRLPEAEKLYRQILTLDENHALALNHLGIILQIDEKHEESLAFFNRSVEMAPASHDFRFNRGRLFVEMGRNEEAAGDYRAAIELSPQFTAPLINLGILEMGAGNTTQAKALYLKAIEIQPDMIEAHLNLGTLFLGEGNAQEARQSFDTVLRLDPGNQPARHLLSTLAGDSPETAPKEFVSKLFDDYAGSFETHLTEELGYQFPQMIREAVPLVLNREPVSLRILDLGCGTGLCGLLFRDMAETLIGVDLSPGMLAKAREKNVYDSLIEGDLSKALEAESESLDLVIAADVFIYVGNLRQVFSGCRGAMSAGALLAFSTEYLDGEGFELRASGRFAHSTKYIEALADEFGFSVVKREEIAIRTSNAQPLAGNLYIVSKQDSVAAGATNAEAVNNLGEPKNFDDALNKVFQEILEERYSVAASGRGWLFTTVLDHAFIDGDLESMPAVKVKTGEYEKPVAEDIDVIKEASVFLARIGDCEDTKKKYEMMEEMAMMNVPVLTSDSFVNSADSDLYRDVEGIFEGDCLNVVIVGAGLSGLALASALKMTLRGKVNVLVVENRIYAQHHKLPYRRRWITNVPLELGDGLLEDEIIALMAAVGKKSYIGVTVNVFETLMLLSCRRMGVKFLFSDNCDFSFLENSKAQVVFNATGNRFRKISFPEVGAPAIAKEVVPTNVLHMPNEGISDFGVKIDWPKTAQEITVEYHGNIFIPVLNGRRIKSPIVKVGHIPFRLYQGILNLVAGNNADNKIYVWPGTLKAEINQVIVIIGLQSNEYENLYREISSPEKIGTVLQNRLLLEVFDERVVRLLEFISDRTDAADDVVMEPPFVYEPYLIKYPGGFEKLHGKPVIPIGDSIYNGNMKMGNGISPHLGHVKDIKNLFVKHMFS
- a CDS encoding Bax inhibitor-1/YccA family protein, whose protein sequence is MRSREFAQSTGQHVVSADAAAFMQRVYGWMTAGLAVTGLSAFYIASSEAAINFIFGSQLSMFLVIGVQLALVFSIRPVMKSKGSAIGAAMFLAYAATLGVTVSTLLLRYTGDSVAQAFFVTAGAFAGLSIFAFVTKKDLSGVGNFCMVGLFGIIIASIVNIFMASSAIHFAISVLGVLIFAGLTAYDTQKMRNYALSQDTNNETGRRASIMAALELYLDFIMMFIYLTQILGTSRD